The sequence below is a genomic window from Coffea arabica cultivar ET-39 chromosome 4c, Coffea Arabica ET-39 HiFi, whole genome shotgun sequence.
ATCAGCAAGGGTATAAGTTTGATCCCTGATCAGAAAGTTGTGGATCGACCTGATATCGTTGCATGTGTTTTTCACATAAAATTAGATCAATTGATGAATGATTTAACACATGGACAGCATTTTGGCAAGGTGATGGCAGGTATTTGATCtaacaaaatattttatttattttttcaaaaatatttaatttatatcaaATTCTCATTTAATTTcatatacttatactttgtataGCATTATATACAATTGAGTTTCAAAAGAGAGGGTTGCCCCATGCGCATATTCTGTTATTCTTATATCCAGATGATAAGTGCACTACACCAAGAGATGTTGATCGAATCATTTCAGCCAAATTGCCAGATAAGAATACTAATCCAATAGCTTATGAAGCAGTTTTACAATTTATGACACATGGACCATGTGGACCAGCTAATACAAGGTCACCGTgtatggaaaatggaaagtgcAGTAAACATTATCCCAAATATTTTCAGACCGAAACAATAATTGATGAAAACGGTTTTCCAGTATACAGGAGAAGGGACAATGGACGAGAACGTATTAAAGCTGGTGTGAAAATTGATAATCGATGGATCGTTCCTCATAATGTTGATTTGGTTGTCAAATATTGGGGACATGTTTGTGTTGAATTGTGCAATCAGGGCAGgtctataaaatatttattcaaatatGTGAATAAAGGATATGATAGAGCCACTTTTGTCATTGAGGAAAATGATGCAACTGATGGACAGAGTGGAACACGAGTTGTTCGTGAAGTggatgagataaaaagatatctAGATTGCCGATATATATCAGCATCAGAGGCTTGCTGGAGAATTTTTGATTTTGACATCCAATATCGGAGCATTGCCGTTCAAAGATTAAATTATCATCTTCCAAATGAACAGCCAGTGCTATTTAgtgataatgatcctttggatgAAGTATTAAACAGAGCAGAAGAACATAGTACAATGTTCATTGAATGGATGAAAACGAACTCCACAGATACATCTGCTCAATAGTTGATTTATGCAGATTTTCCTACACAATGGACATGGAAAAAGAAGCTGAGAAAATGGGTTAAACGGAAGTCTGGTCGATCAATAGGTAGAATTTTTTATGCTCATCCTTCAACTGGAGAAAGATTCTACTTACGCATGTTATTGAACATTGTCAAAGGTCCAAGGTCATTTGAGGAGATTAGGACAGTTAACGGAGTCGTGCATCCAACGTTTAAAGCGGCATGTCAAGCGTTGGGATTATTGGGTGGTGATGAAGAATGGCATAATGCTATAAGAGAAACAGCAAATTGGCAAACAGGTCAGCAATTACGTGAATTATTTGTGACCATGTTATTATTTTGTGAGGTATCTAATCCATTAGATTTATGGGAGAAAAATTGGGAGTTTCTTTCTGATGACATATCCTATCAACAACGTCATATACTCGGAGATAATTTTATATCTTTCAGTGATTCCCAAATAAAGAATTATGCACTttatgaaattgaaaaaattctcAATCGAAATAGTAGAAGTTTGAAAGAATTTCCTAGAATCCCATTTCCTGATATGCTATTGGATAATGATAATCGAAATCGGTTTATTATTGAGGAATTGAATTATAATAGGGAAATTCTTGCACAAGAACACTTTCAACTACGAAGTGGGTTGAATGAGCAACAACTACAAGTGTATAATGCAGTCATTCATGCTGTTGATTATGGTCTTGGTGGTCTCTTTTTTGTTTATGGTAGTGGAGGAACAGGAAAGACTTATTTGTGGAGAACTATAATTGTTCGATTACGTTCAcaaggaaaaatagttttggtgGTAGCATCTTCTGGTATAGCTTCTCTATTGCTTCCTGGTGGAAGGACAGCTCATTCGAGATTTAAAATTCCTATAATTATAGATGGTGATTCTACTTGCGTAATATCACAGGGATCACAATTGGCTGAGTTAATTTGTAAGGCATCATTGATTATTTGGGATGAAGCTGTAATGTTACATCGAAATATTTTTGAAGCGGTTGATAAAACATTTAGGGATATCTTACGCTTTCATGATCCTGACTCTGAGCACAAAGTTTTTGGCGGCAAAACTATGTTACTTGGTGGTGATTTCAGGCAAATTCTTCCTGTCGTACCCAAAGGGGATAGAACTGAAATTGTTGCTTCATCAATTAATCGATCTTCTTTGCTTTGGGGTCATTGTCATTTATATCTATTATCTTTGAATATGCGTATACAAGCTAATGACATGCATTCAGATTCTGTTGAAAGTTTAGAAGAATTCAGCAAATGGATTTTAGATTTGGGTGAAGGAAAATTACCAGCTATTTCCTTTGATGATGAAGACGAATCTACTTGGATAGAGATTCCTGACGATCTACTCATTCCTCAGGATACTGACTGCATACACCGCATTATAGATAGTACGTATCCTGATCTATTGGCTAATTATAATAATGCTTCATATCTTCGCAATAGAGCTATTCTTGCCCTGACCAATGATGTTGTTGATGAAGTAAATTCTGTTATTCTATCATCCATTCCTGGCCAATCTAGGATATACTTAAGTGCTGATAGAATGTGTCCCACCTCTGATTGCGGACTTGAGCAAGCTTCTTTATATCCGGTTGAGTTTTTGAATACACTTAAATTCTCTGGAATTTCAAATCATTCAATTGAGTTAAAGGTTGGAATTCCAATTATTCTGCTACGCAATATGAATCAGAGTCGGGGTCTATGCAATGGTACATGGTTGATAATTACAAATCTGGGAGATAACATCATAGAAGTTGAAATGATTACAGGGTCAAGTATAGGGACAAGATTTTTCATTCACAGGATTGACATGACTCCTACAGATTCAAAATGGCCTTTTGTGATGATTCGACGTCAGTTTCCTATTAAGGTTTGTTTTGCTATGACAATAAATAAGAGTCAAGGCCAAACTTTTGATAACGTTGGAGTGTACTTGACAAAACCTGTATTTAGTCACGGCCAATTATACGTTGCTGCTTCTCGAGTAACCTCCCGTCAAGGATTGAAGTTTTTGATCAAGGATGATCGAAATCCAGAAAATCGTCGTACAAGAAATATTGTTTATCGAGACATATATGATAATTTACGCATTGGTATAGGTTAAATTCTAAAACTTGATTTATAATTCATGCGTattcaattttgtttgtttttatttatgCGCTTATTAATCATATATTGAAGTATTTAGTTTAGATAACTATATGCAATTATTTTATAAGTTGGTGAATTTTGGTAGCAGACACAAGTTCGTTACAATGAATTCAAGCCACAAGCTCTTGAATCAGttgactgtgggatttgattccAAGAAAATCAAGGTTAGAGTGACACGCATGTGGGATGCCATTAACACAAATACTGGTGATGTGTTTGCTCTTGAAATGGTACTGCTCGATGAAAATGTAAGTACCATCATTCACCCATCTATGACTGATTTGAGTTAAATTTGTTTATTTCATGACAATTTTTTCCTAGTCTATGATGTTTGAATTGTTTTAGGATAATCATATGGTAGCTATTGTACCAAAAAATTTGGTACAAAGGTTTCGACCACAACTACTTGAGGGAGATGTCTATATTTTGGAGAAATTTAGAGTGACGCCAAGAAAACAATCTTGGAATGTTGTGCACAATGAGCATAATATTTATTTCACTTATACAACTCTGGTGAAAAAGCTTGATGGTCGAATGAGTTcaataaaatttcacaaatttgAATTCATCGATTTCAATGACCTCTCTTCACGATGTCAAGCTTTTATATTCTTATCAGGTATGATGTAATAAGTTAATAGGGTAAATActacttttagttttattcatttgaaAGTAGTGATTCCTAGATAACTATATGTGTTATACTTATTTATTTGTGTGTAATATAGATGTGGTGGGAAGACTTTCTAAAGTGGGACCGATTTATGAAGTTTCGAAGAGTAATGGAACTGTAAAAAAATGAGATATTGCAATTACTAATAAAAGGTACTGGtggctttttttttaatttagtctGCTAAATAAATTAGTTATAATATGAAGATCAGCTCATATTCTTATTTGAACAATTATTTTTGAGTAATTTCTATTCAAGTATTAATTTTGAGTGCTTTCTATTGAAGTGGTGAAAGCATTAATGTCACATTATGGGGAACAACATCGAATCAGTTCAATGATGAGACTATTTTGGTGTCTGATCAGCCATTAGTGTTGGTGATCTCTTCAGTGACAGTTAAACAATTCAGAGGTAATGACATAAACATCAGTGAAACTCTCATAGTAAAcatattgttatttcttttcATTAGCATTCTTAATGGACCTCACGATAAATTGTTACTCAGGTTCATACTATCTATCATCAACAACTGCCACATGAGTATATATGAATCTAAATATTTCTGAAGTTGCAGATTATTTGAATTGGTAAATCTACATATCTTTATTAAATGTTTGTTTAATATTTtcatatatattgtatataagtAATTAAGATAAAATTGTTATTAGCATTGATAGCACTGCTCCTCAAACTATTGAGGTTTTACATCCTCCAAAAATGCGAGAAGCTATACAGCAACTAATGTTCAAGAATCGAAAATTTTTATCAGAGATATATCAGATAATGGCCGGTGTTCAAACAGAGGTACAATTAAAGTTACAAGTTACAATTATAGCACATTAGTTTTCacaattaaaaatattaattatttaaattgaCTGCTTAAATTGGTCATTTCTCTAGGAATTGGTTTACACTTCCAAAGTGACAATTCTGAAAGTTGATTTCAATAGTCAACTGCACTACAAAGCATGTCCAAAATGTCAGAAAAAAGTGACATTAGAAGGATCTAATTTTGTGTGCAATGCTTGCAATCAAAATGTGGAGTATCCTAAATTGAGGTATGTCGTAGGTGTTAacttttttatcattttaattGCTACAATATCTACATAAATATAACTTTTAGAATATGTGTTTTTATACAGGTATATGTTAAAAGTCTTGGCAAGTGATGCAACCGGTAGTGCTTGGTTTGTTATATTTGATCAAGAGGCTGAAAGAATAATAGAACACaaactttcttttgttcttgaagAATTTAACAAGGTAAACTTATATCTaatttttgagaagtttttaaTAATAGTAGACAATCCGACACTTATCTTAGCTGTtgaatattataaaaaaaaatctattatgcatttcattttcaggaAGGATTTAGCAATGAAATCATGTCATCAATTATAAATAAGATCACATGGAAACCTTTTGTGTTCCAAATCAAGTTGAACAATTACAATCTGGAACAATGTAGTAATAGATTTACAGTGACTAGATGGTTCCACTGTGATTTTGAGAGGGAAACGAATTTCATGCTTTCATAGGTAATGTACAATAAATTTATCTTatatttcacataatattttgcctttaattttgataaatcattATCAGATTGGTGGAACCGATAACCAATACCAACCTGAAGTATCTTCTTCCCAGATCCCAATTAGTACACCAGATGATTTTAATCAACAGCATTTCAATACACTTCATATGAATCATTCGTCAGAGGGTTcaacaaaaatcacaaaagAAGGGAATCCTCATAAAAAGATTTGCATGAGAAGGTAGATTTAATATACTATTTTACTTTCTTAAATTATAATCTTTACGTATTGTTATACATAACTTTGAATgcgataaatcatttatttttttatacttaATTATCCTGTTTTCCTATCATACAGTGATAATgaaaaatcaataaatgctGATTTGCACGGACAAATCGAGGAGAATGTTCAAACAgaagaaaaatcaaaacaagTTCCTGAAGAATAGAATATTATTTAATACTATTTActgcatttttttatttattttcaaaattttgaatgttatggtattattgaatgttatttttttcatttttgaatcattattcactgaattagatgttcaaatttatattataaaaatacttTATATTACAATGCGCACATAGTAATATACTTAAGACAagttataatagattatacattaaatttgtattttatatcgacatttttataaaattaactaaatatttattttttttcgacgATTCCCGTTCAACGAATGGATACAAAACTAGTTATTTAGTAAAGTTGGCAacttagtcaaagtccaagaagaAATAgggaagtgacacttgtcacccttttaatgcaactctatcattttgtctctccaatgataatccatctaggtaacctctaattatctattaacacctgataaattaaacccaatatacacaacttaacctaattggtcgaattttatcgaatttatcgcactagcaggtcccacgtccggtatacaccCCTAAAACcttataaactaacttatactagaaaaataacttaaaaatcatatttactcataaaaattattttaaaaattttcctaataaagaaaatatagaaaagacatgcaataaaataaaataaaacctagaaaatgagaaaatttatgggttctcacaataAGTCCCTTTAGTTTTTCAATGTGGGACAAGATCTTTTGAAATATCCCTTTTATTTACAACACACTTGGACTCTAATGATGATGGAGTTTACTATACTGAAGCTCGAGTAAGTATTCGACTCTTAGATTTCCTCAAAGTGCCTGAGAATGAGTTGATAAATCGGCTGTTTGCATTGGATCCAAGTTCCGTGGAAATAATGTCGCAAACTTATGTAGCCATGGTTCAAATAACCATTTTTTCCTGCGGTGGCATTGCCATTGGTCTTAGCGCTTCTCACAAGATTGTTGATGGTCTCTCAATGTCAACATTTATGAGTGCTTGGGCTGCTACCTCACGTGAATCCTCGGAACAAATAATTCCCAATTTTGTTTCACCTTCTCTGTTTCGCCAGTTTCCCTGCTATACTTCTAAATATTCCAAGTTATTTACGCCTGTCTCCACATTGCAATCCAAACGCCAATTAGACGAGCAGAATTTTGTAACGAAGAGATTTTTTTCGACCACTTGGCACTGGATGTCCTCAAAACTAAAGCGACAACATCATCTCTAAAACCAAGTTCAGTCGCACAGTTGTTATGGGACTTCTGTGGAAATCTGCCATAGTGGCCTCACAGAAGAAGTTGAGTCTGCTAATCCCAGTTAATCTAAGGACAAGATGTTCTCCCCCTTTACCAAGTCATTCATTTGGGAATATAGTTTGGCCGGCATATGCTCAAAAGAGACAGATTCCAGTCCAGAGCTGCAATTACTGGTTAACTACACAAGGAATGCCATTACTTCTATAGCCAGTGATTTTGTTGAAGGTATGAAAGGTCAGGATATGTATCTTAAGTTGATGGAGACATTACAAAATTTTGAACAACTGCTTTCTAAGCCCAACAGCTCGGCTGAAGTTTTTATCATCAGTAATCTTTGTAAGACTGGTTTTCGTGAAGTTGATTTTGGATGGGGAAAGTCCATTTGGTCTTTCGTCGGCCGTGAAAACAGAAACATATATGGATCCAGAGCGAACGTATAGCATGGCTAATGGATACAAAAAGCGGTGATGGGATTGAAGCATGGGTAAACCTAAAAGAAGATGACATGGCTACATTTGAGAAAAATCCAGAGCTCCTGGCTTTTGTTTCTTTAAATCCCAGCCCCCTTGAAAGTTAGGtttcttgtgtatgattgattatcGACAAGCATGGTTTTAGTAAAGGTTTGATGACTCGAAAATATAACTAAATAGAAGGATAGAAATCATTGTGCTTCTCCTTTCTAAGATAAGAGCAAATAGGGCAATTGCAACTAAAATGTTTAAATTAAAGCTCCCTAATTTGATATCTAGAATTTTCCTTTAGCTAAAATGATTACTCAGCTGATTAAATTGTATTTCCTTACAGCAAATAACCTACTCCTGTATTAGTTAAGTGACAGACAATGCATATGCTTTTATTAGTTGAGCATGGTGGCTGGACGGAAAGGTTTCAAATCATTGGACGAAGCTTTAACGTTTAAACCTTTATGCAGAACAGGGCATTCCTATCTCTATCAGTGTTTTCATAACTGGACCGGATCGGCCGGTTCGACTGGTTGAatcgcgaaccggccatggcaccGGTCCAATTTTATGTTAGTGTTGATTTTGCTAGAAAATCGGTCAAAACTAGTCAACTCATGAAAAACCGTTGAACCAGTGGTTTTTGGTTTTCAagtttcccttctttttttttttaaaagattttgcaaaattcgaactcaagacctttCTAATAGAAAACCAATGTAATAACCATTGCACCATcatatcttattagttttttttgataacttatttatataaaacaaactctcatatttctttttttttatttttttttataaaatcttATCCTCTCatgattctttctttttaatattcaactctctctctttctctctctctctctcatcgtTTCTTTTGTCACTCTCTTTTTAATCGAACCTCTTtcgttttaatttattgatgttttcttccatcttttaattttgcttttgtccattaaattgaaaaaagttaaaaaaaaaaagaattatttttctttaacccaaattatttaatgctacaaccactcacttttatctcattttttgtttcttatcaagtttgcatttctattttcaattctCTTGGCTTCCTTcaaactccaaactttcttttttaaattgcaatctttAAATCTcaaaaacgtaaattaaaatttaagtttgcAATGTCTAagttctcatagacgtgaattttgtataatttcaaaatattgtgatatttttgggttggatttaagatttttttcgtagatataattgaaattgagatgaaatttatttgcttcaacttataatttaaaaaatttatttttgaaaatctaagttattcaaaaaatagtaaacttttcatcatataaagctttaaattaatctattgcatgtcttattttgtgcatatatatttatataaattatttttaaaaaaattcattgaaccgggGTCAAACCGATCCGAtcggttgaacctcgaccctttcacttcaccggttcgaTTTACAgtccgagttttaaaacattgatCTATAGAGCTCTGACGGTTTTTTGAGGTTATAGTTTTATTAAAAAGAATTTTCCAGCAAGTGGGAAAATgtgagatttaagaaatggAAAAGGGGAATGGGAATTGGGGAAGGGTAGGATTTAAGAAATGTGAAAGGAGAATGGAGATTTGAACCCAAAATTTCTAGATCCTAAAGCCTCAACCTTATCACTTGACCAAGGCCACCTCAGTCTTATTGTTTTGTAGGTGTTAACGAGTGTAAAAGTTTGAAATCTGCAATTAATTGTCAAAAGTACTCCAATGTCAAGATAGAAATTATTCACTAGCAATAGGAGGGTTACGAATAGATTTTGAAGACAACAAAAGGATGATGTAAAATAGGACTAGATTATAGGGGATTAAAGTATAATGTATACTGCATTTACATATCTTGACTACTTCAACCATGTTAGTTTCTAAATAAGAAAAATCTCGAAGTTTCAACTGGTTCGTTATAACACGatgatttcatcaatttgatattttagtccAAATgatgtataattttttaaactatagAAGAATTATGTGGAAAAGTACTAAAATACAAGATGTAAAGTGTAATCTACCCTTGCttttttatataataaattaaaaagtctttccttcttttttttttaaaaaaaagatatgGTTGTGTTAAAGGCTTCATATTGACTGTTCATTTTAGAAAATATAGTTGTATTAaagtctttcctttttttttatatatatataatagatGAAACAGTCTTCCAATTTTCTATGTTCTTACATCTGATCTGGGTTGTGCATTTTATCCATTGGGAGGTAGAAGAATTGGTAGAGAGCTCAAATTCGTCTGCATTGCAATagctaatttttttcctttttagtctGCTAGCAAATCTTGATAGTTATATGGATGAATCTTCTGCATTTTTAAGTCCTGGTAGTTGCCTGCAGTCTTGCCTTTTCTAACTTGATTGATGTTGTTGTCCACCTTGAAGTCTCATCAGTTGCAAGGATTGCCTTTCTAATTTCATCTTGTGATATATTGTCAATATTAACTATTAAGTCTCCTAATTCTCGGAAATTGTGTTTGCTGAAAAGTCTATGCAATGGTATGGAGTTTTACCCTTCTTAAATCTAGTAATTATCCGGTCCATTTCGGTGTCCTAACTATCAATAACTTGTGGATGagctttttccttgttttcttgatATAAATTCCTAAGCTTTGTGGCCATTTTCAGCCTTCTTGAATAAGTGCAAAATTTGCAAGTCTCAGAGAACAGgagtttttcttttcataaGTCCCTTTTTGTGATTGTTTATTTTTGCCCCCATCTCTCAGTAGTCTAGATTAAACCAACGCTTAAAAAAAGGaattattttaatttacgttttaaGTGTTTCAATTTTCAAAGAAGGAAATTGTTATTTGTGCATATTTTGTTTCCTTTAACGTTTTCCTGCAAATCTACAATTTGCACTTATTCAATTTCAATGAGCTGATAATAAGAAGGCAATAACTTGTAGAACaaagacaaaaaggaaaaaagcttCAAATTAGAGAAACGAAGGTGCTTTTCATTTCGACTGGAACTTCAAATTTACTACATTTTTCTTGAACAAATGCTCTGTAAGGTGTGcgtttgtgtttgtgtgtgtaaaTATGTGcttgcatttttgttttttttaagttGAAGAGATTCTCAAGTTTACCTATTTCCCCACACAAATGTTTTCtttagggaaaatcgttcaagaCGTCCATCACATTTggtaaaataactttttccgtccctcacttttaaaaatataattttacgtcccttataaATTCACATTACAAATTcgcattggtcaaatttggtccttacttaggttttcgactagttttttgtcgaaattcatcacgtgccttgcacgtgatcatattttaagggcaaaattatcaaattaaattttatataattcgattcataaaataaattttttcgtcccttacatttcacaaaatgaattttttcatccttcacattttttaaaatgatttttttcatcttttattgatcatgtgtgtgaatcattttttttaaatccatgtatatatctatttgatttcacttgaacagtatgaatagcatgtgaaatcacataaaaatatattacatactattcgcactgctcaagtgaaatcaaatacatatatacatagatttaaaaattgttagtttttcacttatattcattttcttttactcgaaatttgaaaataaagaagacatttaatcctaaatattatcgagtgtttatatcgaattaaatttggatagaaaaagtaaacaaaagaaaagtatgacaaaaagaaataagtgattggtactttcaaattttaaaacaatcacaaggcaagtaatttaactgttggtcttaaaagtgtcgaatagaaatttcagatttaaactaaaatttgttagcacaattatagaattctagttaggacccattaattggatgaccttattatacaacttaataaataaattattaccaaaagagaaaggtcacaaatattgaataggttcaaatggtgaaatcatataaatatatacatgggttttaaacaaaattattagttttaaacccctatatatatctattgaataacATGTGATAACTACAATTAGTATGTTTAGATGAAATCCAATAGagataaattacatgttattcatactgttcagataaaatcaaatagatatatacgtaagtttatagaaaaaaactattcatatacataattaatgagggatgaaaaaaattcatttttaaaaatgtgagggatggaaaattttatttttttaaatgtgaggaacgaaacaatttattttgtaaaatattagggatgaaaaaattcattttgtgaaatgtgagggactatgaatcagattatgtaaaaatttgatttgacaattttgcccttaaaaaatgatcacatacAAGTCACGTAGTGGATTCCGGcaaaaaactagtcggaaacctaggtaaggaccaaatttgatcaatatgaatttgtaagggatgtaaaattatacttttaaaagtgagggatgaaaaaagtcatcttgtaaaatgtgaggaacgttttgaacgattttcccttttctttaaCACTAATCTTTGAGATCTCTATGCTTCACAGGCTAAGGAAAGCAGAAAAAGACATTTATAATCTGTAATGACGGAACATTAGAGATGCTCATGCAGTTCATCCCCGAATTCTATGATACAAGAGCATCATGCTTCACTATCCCATTTATCAAATTTAGGCAAGATCTGCCAATACAATGAGAAGGGATACCTCTGATTTGCATCAAAGCCGCCTTGTTCCTTATACAAGAGCAGGCCTTAAGCCAGCAGAGAATTGCAAAGTTGCTGCATAGTCACGTGCCCACAAATCGTAATGTACAATTTCCTCGAGGGATGGGGAGGACACCAATTCTGCTTGATGCTTGTTGCTTGTTAGCTCCACAACCTTGAAAATGTCCAGATAGCCGATTCTGAAACAGGAAATGGTACACCGTGCATTAGACAAGGTGTACATAGCATGAAAATGACATCAATTTGATAAATGCTCCTGTCCAAGGCCAAAGTGTGAAGTGACAATCATGCTAAAATGAAAGCAAGGACCATTTACAATCATGCTCCTGTCTATATAGGCTGTACGCCTGTACTTTCCGAAGATAGATACTCCTCAAAATATCAAACTTTCTATGTTATTGTGTGACGATTGGTTGAATGGAAAATATTAGTGAGAACGGTTAGTTGCAAGTGAAGCAGCCACAAGGAAGAAATAGAACCTTGTGGTtgatatgttaaaaaaaaaaaaaaaaaattgaaggagaCGTACTGCTCATTGATGAACATTTCGACAGCTTTCTCATTTGCAGCGCTGAGAACTCCAGTCATGGTCCCTCCTGCTCGCCCAGCAGCATATGCGAGTTCCATTGATGGATACTTGACATTGTCTGGGGCTTTAAATGTCAGAGACCCAAGCCTGAATCATGAGTTCTCTAAGTTATATACTGTACAAAATTTGGTCAATGTAAAAGCAGAGAAGTGGAACTATCATGCATTTATGATATAAGAAAATCTTAAAATTGTTAAACAAATTCAAAATGATAAACAgaaaaccaaaaggaaaattaCTTGCAAAGATCAAGGCTTGGCCAAGTTATCTCAGAACTGTAAATTCTGTCTGGCCGGGACTTTGTGTAAAGAATGGGCAACCGCATGTCAGGCCATCGTAATTGTGCCAATATCGATGAATCCTGCAATAGAAACAAACGTGTGGAAAATGTTTTAAGTCAACCATTAAGAGTAAATAACCTTGCAAAGCAAGAACCTCACTTTAGCTCAACTCTTGAGAAAATATAATGATGATACACAAGAGGGTTATACCTGTGTTTCAACCATTGAGTGGATGATAGATTGGGGATGAATAACGATTTCAATGTTTTCATAGTCGGCCACATAAAGATAATGGGCTTCAATAACTTCAAGTCCCTGCAAAGAAAAAATGCTCCATGACAGAGTTATCCAAATATTTTGGTTCGTTGGGGTTCATGAGAAAGTTCAAGAAGA
It includes:
- the LOC113739019 gene encoding 1-deoxy-D-xylulose 5-phosphate reductoisomerase, chloroplastic-like codes for the protein MVETQDSSILAQLRWPDMRLPILYTKSRPDRIYSSEITWPSLDLCKLGSLTFKAPDNVKYPSMELAYAAGRAGGTMTGVLSAANEKAVEMFINEQIGYLDIFKVVELTSNKHQAELVSSPSLEEIVHYDLWARDYAATLQFSAGLRPALV
- the LOC113739017 gene encoding uncharacterized protein codes for the protein MLLNIVKGPRSFEEIRTVNGVVHPTFKAACQALGLLGGDEEWHNAIRETANWQTGQQLRELFVTMLLFCEVSNPLDLWEKNWEFLSDDISYQQRHILGDNFISFSDSQIKNYALYEIEKILNRNSRSLKEFPRIPFPDMLLDNDNRNRFIIEELNYNREILAQEHFQLRSGLNEQQLQVYNAVIHAVDYGLGGLFFVYGSGGTGKTYLWRTIIVRLRSQGKIVLVVASSGIASLLLPGGRTAHSRFKIPIIIDGDSTCVISQGSQLAELICKASLIIWDEAVMLHRNIFEAVDKTFRDILRFHDPDSEHKVFGGKTMLLGGDFRQILPVVPKGDRTEIVASSINRSSLLWGHCHLYLLSLNMRIQANDMHSDSVESLEEFSKWILDLGEGKLPAISFDDEDESTWIEIPDDLLIPQDTDCIHRIIDSTYPDLLANYNNASYLRNRAILALTNDVVDEVNSVILSSIPGQSRIYLSADRMCPTSDCGLEQASLYPVEFLNTLKFSGISNHSIELKVGIPIILLRNMNQSRGLCNGTWLIITNLGDNIIEVEMITGSSIGTRFFIHRIDMTPTDSKWPFVMIRRQFPIKVCFAMTINKSQGQTFDNVGVYLTKPVFSHGQLYVAASRVTSRQGLKFLIKDDRNPENRRTRNIVYRDIYDNLRIGIG
- the LOC113739018 gene encoding replication factor A protein 1-like, whose protein sequence is MNSSHKLLNQLTVGFDSKKIKVRVTRMWDAINTNTGDVFALEMVLLDENDNHMVAIVPKNLVQRFRPQLLEGDVYILEKFRVTPRKQSWNVVHNEHNIYFTYTTLVKKLDGRMSSIKFHKFEFIDFNDLSSRCQAFIFLSGMIGESINVTLWGTTSNQFNDETILVSDQPLVLVISSVTVKQFRGNDINISETLIVNILLFLFISILNGPHDKLLLSIDSTAPQTIEVLHPPKMREAIQQLMFKNRKFLSEIYQIMAGVQTEELVYTSKVTILKVDFNSQLHYKACPKCQKKVTLEGSNFVCNACNQNVEYPKLRYMLKVLASDATGSAWFVIFDQEAERIIEHKLSFVLEEFNKIGGTDNQYQPEVSSSQIPISTPDDFNQQHFNTLHMNHSSEGSTKITKEGNPHKKICMRSDNEKSINADLHGQIEENVQTEEKSKQVPEE